The Methylopila sp. M107 genome contains the following window.
GCGCAGCGGCTGGCGGCGCTCAGCGTCGCCGCGCGCTCGATCCGCAAGAGCGTCGGCGCGGTCACTCCGGCTGTCGCAAAGGAGTGCGACGAGTTCGTCGAGATGGGCACCGGGACCCTTCGGGCGCTGCGAGAGACGCTGGTCCTGCTACGGCCTCCTGAGATCGATGAACTTGGCCTCGTGACGAGCCTGCAGGAGCTGATCGACGCGCAGAACCGTACTGCGGTCGGGGCCACGGCTATCTCGTTCCGGCGCGAGGGTAACTTCGACGGACTGCCCGCCGAGACGGCCGCCCACACCTATCGCATCGTCCAGGAAGGGTTGACCAACGCGCTCCGGCACGCGGGCGCGAAGCACGTACAGGTCACGTTGCGGAACGTCGCGGCGCCTCTGCCCGGCGAGGACCGAAGGATCGAGCTCACGGTCGCCGACGATGGCGAGGGACCCGGCCCGGACTGGGCTTCCGCGCGGCCGGGGAGCGTCGGGCTGATCGGCATCCGCGAGCGCGTCTTGGCTCTGAGCGGCGACTTCCATGCCGGGCCGAGAGAGACCGGCGGGTTCGAGCTGAGCGTGGGCTTCCCCGCCTCTGGTCCCCACGACGAGCGAAAGGGAGAGGCCGCATGATCAAGGTCATGCTCGTCGACGACCACGCCGTCGTGCGGGAGGGGTACCGCCGCCTGCTCGAGCGAGAGGACGACATGTCGGTGGTCGCCGAGGCGGGCGAGGCCGCCACGGCTTACCAGCTCTACAAGACAGCCTCGCCGGACGTGGTCGTCATGGACATCAGCATGCCCGGCCGCGGAGGCATCGACCTCGTGAAGCAGATGAGGCAGTGGGACCCGAAGGCGCGCGTGCTGATGTTCAGCATGCACGCCAACGCCAGCTTCGCCCTTCAGTCGTTCAGAGCAGGCGCCAAAGGCTACGTCACGAAGAGCAGCGACCCTGAGACCCTAGTCGGAGCCGTCAGGAACGTCGCCCGCAACAGGCCCGCCTTATGTCCTGAGATCTCGGCCGTGCTGGCGGCGAGCCGCCTCGAGGAAGACACGCCCGCCTTCGAGCAACTGTCGCCGAGGGAGTTCGAGATCCTGCGCATGATCGTCGACGCCAAGTCGACCGAGGAGATCGCCGCGGCGCTCCACCTGACCCCCAAGACCGTCGCGAACTACCACTACGCGCTGAAGTCGAAGCTCGGCGTCTCCTCCGATATCGACCTCGTCTACTACTGCATGCGCCATGGCTTGGTCGCCTCGGCCGCGGTTGCCGCGCCGAGCTGATCAATTCGGCGGCTTCGAAATCCGCGTCGAGACAGACGTCCGCTCTTGGGCGAAGTGTCAGCGTCAGCTTTTGGCGCTAACCCGCCATCCTGACTGGTGGCAAAAGTGGCAAAAGGCCACCAGTTCTCTGAAGTTCATCCTAAACGAACCGGGATGGCGAGACTGCGCTCGGCGACATGAAGTCAAAAAGTTCCGCGCTCATTCCGCTGCCCCTACGACTGGGGCCTTGGACTCGTGCTAGTCGGTGTCAGCTGCGAGGCGCAGAGCCGACGATCACCTAATCACTTTTGGTTGTTCGCAGGGTTGAGGCAACATCAAAAAACAGTTTGATATGAGGCCTGTTCCGCCTCTCAGCGAGACATGTGATAAATGAGCCGATACTTATTTCTATATTCGAAAAATTTAAGGCGACTAGATTTGGGTGAGGCTGGAATTCAGGTTCGGCGACAACACTTATTCCAAGTCCTAAACTAACAGCTTCGATGATGGCCTCGCGACTGTTTAGCTCCATAGACGTCACTACTTCTACGCCATTTTTTTGACATGCCCTCTCAAACGACTGCCGCGTCGTTGAACCGCTCTCTCGAACAATCATACTCTCGCCTGCAAGCGCTTGCAGTTCGATAGTTCCGTTAGACCGCGCCGCGAGTGGATGAGTGGGGTGAGCGATCACGATAATTCGATGGCGGCTGAACGCTTCGGAATAAAACGCCGCATCCTGCGATTGCTGTGCAAGAACAGCGACGTCTGCCTTGAAGTCGGTAAGCTGTCGCGTAACTTCAGGAGCGTGGTCCAACGCCACAGAAAGTGTAATCGCAGGGTTTTTCTTTTTAAAAGCGGCTACAATTTTCATGACGTCATGCGGGCCGACCGCCGCGAGCCTTAGCTCTCCATGGCCCAGCTTTTTCGCCGACCGAAGCAGGCTACAAGCCTCTTCTTCGTGACCAAAAAGACTGGACGTCACCAGAGAAAGCGACCTGCCGAGAGGTGAGAGTTCGACCTTGTGTCCCCGGCGAAAAAAAAGTTCGACCCCGTAATACTGTTCGAGCGATTTCACCTGAGAAGAGACCGTCGGTTGGCTGACATTCATAGCGTTCGACGCCGCAGTGAAACCTCCGTGCGAAGCCACCAAATGAAACGCTTTGAGCCAGGTCAGCTGCATAGGTCCTGTCTATGATTTTTTCATTAGACCCGAAAATCGTTATATCGGCAAATTTTTGAAAGCACAACGTGTGCTTACACACGAACTGTCATTGGCCGCTGCAGCCGTAGAGCACAAACCGAAATAGCCTGAAAATGTCGGAAGCCCGCGGTGCCGTCGCCCTAACCACAACAGGAAGAGAGAGCGACCAAAAGCTGCCCGAAGTGGAACCAGCCGGATTGGCTCTGCAGATCGCCACTCTCTCGGCGCAGAAACCGTGTCGGTCTGTGGGCTTTGGCTGGGGTCAATACCTAATTGAGCGATGCGCGTCTGGATTGCTTGGCTGCCCAAAAGGCGAGTGTAGGCCTTGTTTATTTGAACGACTTGCTCCGCTACGAGCCGCTATTCTGCGCTCTGAATCAGATCAGCAGTTTGTAAAGGCTAGATAGCACCCGAAGCGGAAACGCTATATATCTTATATCCACAATATTGAACCCGTGCGCCGCTCAATACTCGACTTCGATCGCAGCGCCTGTCTCGATCGCACGGTCGACAACGCGGGTGGCGACAGCCAGATCCTGAAGCCCAACTCCAGTGCCGTCGAACAGGGTAATTTCTTCGTCCGATCTGCGGCCAGGGTCAGACCCATTGATGACTGCGCCGAGCTCCGCGATTTCGTCCTGACTAACGAGCCCGGCGGCGACCGCGTGCTGGCATTCGCCAATGGTAACCGCCTGAACGATCTCGTCGGTGAAAAGTATGGCGGAAGCGGTCAATTCGGCTTCGACTTCTTGCTTACCCCTGGTGTCTGTGCCCATGCAGGCCAGATGAATGCCTGGACGGATATGGGACGCCTTTAAGATCGGTGCGAACGAAGAGGTGATGGTTATGATCACATCAGCTTCGGCACCTAACCTGTCGAGGCCGACAGCCTCGAAAGCAACTCCGCGCTCGTCGGCAACGTCCCGCAATCGCTGCAGCATCTTTGGCTCGACGTTCCAGCCGAGAACGCGATCGAATGGGCGCTGCTCAAGCGCTGCGCGGAGCTGAAAAGCAGATTGATGGCCGGCCCCTATCATGCCGATCGTTTTGGCGTCCTTTCGAGCAAGATGTTTGATAGACACTGCGGAGGCGGCGGCTGTGCGTATCGCCGTGATGAGATTTCCACCGACCACAGCGCGGCAGCGTCCGGTGTCGGCGTCGAATAGGAATATCGAGGACTGGTGGTTGACCAAGCCGCGGGCCGCGTTCCCCGGCCAGAAACCGCCTGACTTCACGCCAAGAGCGAGTGTTTCGCGGTCAAAGCCCGATTTGAAGCCGTAGAGCGCGTCGGCGTGACCGATTGCCTCCCGTACTACTGGAAAGTTGTTGGCTGACTTCGACGCCATAGAAGCAAATACATTTTCCACTGCGGAGAAGCATTCCGCAGTGTTGATTAGCTCCGCGACTTTGTTCTCGGGCACGATCAACATGTTGCATCCTTTGATGTAGTGGTATCGAGGCTAGGCGGTCAGTAAGCTTTGCCACGCGCAGAAACTGGCCAAAGTGTCTCGACCTTCCCACTACGGACACCGACGTACCAGTCATGGACATTGCAAGTCGGGTCGCAATGACCCGGAACTAGTCGGATTTTTTCATTGATCGATAAGACACCATTTTCATCTTCGATGACGCCATGCTCGTCGGAGCACTTGACGTATTTGACGTCCGAGCGGCCATACACGGTCGGAAGTCCTGAATCGACCGACTGAGCCTTTAGGCCGGCGTCGCAGATCGCTTTGCCGGACTTAGCATGGCTCATCACGCTGGTTAGTATGAACAGAGCGTTTTCCCATTCGCCCTGATCGATGCGCCGGCCGTCCTGGTCACGAATACGGCCGTAATCGGCGTCCATAAACGCGTAGCTGCCGCATTGAAGCTCATTGTAGACGCCCGATGTGCTTTCAAAATAGTAGCTGCCGGTGCCCCCGCCGCTAACAAGTTCGCACTTGAGACCCACGCGCTGGAGCTCGTCGACTGCGACCTTGACCTGCGCGACTGCGGCGTCGAGTTTCAGCCTACGATCTTCGTAGCTTTCAATGTGCTGCATAGCGCCCTGGTATGCCTGAATGCCACCGAAGATCAGTCCCGGCGCGGCATCGATAGCCTCGGCAATGCGGACGACCTCTTCGGCCGTTGAGACGCCGCATCGGCCGGCACCGCAATCAATCTCCACGAGACATTTCAACGTCGAATGCTGTGCGACAGCCGCTGCAGACAGATCAGCGACGTTGTCGATGTCGTCGACGCAGACGGCGAGAATCGCGCCGAATTTGGTCAACCCAACCAGCCGGTCGATCTTGACGCGCTCGCGCACCTGGTTCGACACTAAGATGTCTTGAACACCAGCGCGCGCGAAGACTTCCGCTTCCGACACCTTCTGACAACAAACGCCAACGGCCCCGCCAAGCTCCTGCTGAAGGCGCAGAACGTCGACCGATTTATGCATCTTGCCGTGAGCGCGGTGCCTCATGTTATGAGCGGCGGCGTACTCGCCCATCTTGCGAATGTTGCGCTCGAGTGCGTCGAGGTCGATCACCAGACATGGAGTTGAGATATCGTCCTCACGCATGCCTGGCAGCGCCGGAACATCGTAGCCGACCTCAAGGCCCTCGAACTGAGAATGGATGGTCATATCTTTTGGCTCCTTCCTACCGCCAGGGCAGGTTGTCGAGATCGACGTTGCCGCCCGTCAGGATCACCCCGATGCGCTTGCCGACAAAAACGTTCGAGTTTTTGAGAACCGCTGCGAGCGCTACGGCGGATGACGGCTCGACGACGAGTTTCATCCGCTTCCAGATGAGCTTCATCGCATCGACGATCTCAAGTTCGGAAACGGTCAAAACGTTGGTCACGTTGGTCTTGACGAAATGCCAAGTCAGGTCCTTCAGCGGGACCCGCAGTCCGTCCGCGATAGTCTGAGGAGCATCGTCAGCGATAATTCGACCGGCTCGAAAGCTTCGGCAGGCATCGTCCGCCCGATCGGGCTCCGCGGCATAGACTTGCACCTGCTTGGCAAGACTGGAGAGCGTCAGGCAGGTCCCCGAGATCATACCGCCGCCACCGATCGGCGCTATCACCGCGTCAAGGCCGGCGACTTCGTTCAGAAGCTCCTTGGAGCACGTGGCCTGGCCGGCGATGACACGGGGGTCGTTGTATGGATGAACAAACTCCGCCCCACTCTGCGCGACCACTTCGGCGAAAGTCGCCTCGCGAGACGTTACCGACGGCTCGCACTCCACCACCGTTCCACCGTAGCCGCGGACAGCGTCCTTCTTCGCTTGTGGCGCCGTGCGAGGCATCACCACCGTACAGGCGATCCCGCGCTTTCCCGCTGCATATGACAGGCAGGTGCCATGATTTCCGGACGAATGTGTCGCCACGCCTTTGGCCGCTGACACGGCGTCCAGGCTGAACACAGCATTGGCCGCCCCGCGGGCCTTGAAGGCACCAGCTTTTTGGAGGTTCTCGCATTTGAAAAAAAGCGAAGCGCCAACCTGTCCATCGATGTAGCTCGACGTCAGGATAGGGGTGCGATGGATATAGGGCGCGATGCGCTCATGGGCCGACATAACGTCGGCGATCGTAGGGATGATCATCCGATTGGCCCTACGCTGCCGCTAGAGCTTCTGTGTCGTGCGCCATCCGATAGACGTCCTGAGCGGCTGAGACGCCGGATCCCAGATCGACCTTGAGCCCAAGATCAACCATCGCCATTTCGGCCGCAGCAATCCCGGAGAGAGCCATGACGTCCGTCAGGCTTCCAATATGCCCAATCCTGAACACCTTGCCGGCGACGTCACCAAGGCCGACGCCGAATGCGACGTCGTATTTCCGCGACGCATGCGTGACGATCGAAGTAGCGTCAAAGCCTTCTGGCGTGCGGATCGCGCTAACCGTTTCGGAATAAATCGATGGCTCCTCTGCGCAGAGTCTAAAACCCCAAGCCGCGACCGCGGCGCGAACACCCGTCGCGATTCGGCGGTGACGCGCAAAAACACTATCGAGACCTTCGGCAAGCAGCAGTTCGGTTGACACCTTGAGACCATTTAGGAGACCAACTGTCGGCGTGTATGGATACCCTCCGCTCGCATAGCTCTTCGCCATGTCGCGAATGTCGAAGAAAGCTCTTGGCAGCTTCGCGCGTGCAGTCGCTTCCATCGCGCGCTGCGAGAAGGCGACGATCGCCAGGCCCGCGGGGAGCATGAAGCCCTTCTGCGACCCCGTAACAGCGACGTCGACACCCCACTCGTCCATTCGGAAGTCCATCGATCCAATCGAGCTCACGCCATCGACAAAAAGAAACGCCGGGTGACGAGCACGGTCGATGGCGGTGCGGATCTCGCGAATGTTGGACCGAACACCAGTGGCAGTTTCGTTATGCGTGACGAGCACTGCCTTGATGCGGTGCGCCTTGTCTCCAGCCAAAATTTCTTCGAAGCGATCCGCTGGTGCGGCGGTTCCCCAGCGACCATCGACCTTTTCGACTGATAGCTGATGACGCCGGCACATATCGATCCAGCGGTGACTGAACATGCCATGCCGCGCAGCCAGAACGGCGTCGCCCGGGCTTAGCGTGTTGCAGATCGCGGTTTCCCATCCGCCTGTCCCGGTCGCCGGTAAGATAAAACAGTCGGCTGTCTCCGTTTTCAGCACCTGCTTCGAGCCAGCAAGCGCGGGAGCCAAAATATCGCCGAACAGCGAGGACCGATGATCGAGCGTCGGCATGTCGACAGCCTTGCGCAAGACCTCCGGAATGTTTGTCGGGCCCGGAATGAAGACAGGGTTCTGCATATGCATGGATAAGCTCTCACCTCGAAGGCGTGTGGAGGATACGAGAGCAAGCGACGCTGCGAAATTTTTTTGAAAAACTTTTTCAAAACTGAGCTTAAGTCAATTTTGTTTGCGAAAACAACGTGTTATGATTTTTCAATCGCACGATAGAAAATACAAATAACCCTATCAGGGTGGGCTGTGATGACCAGGGAACTTGAAAGACGAAGGCGCGGAAGACCAAAAGGTTTTCACGAAAGCAGTGTTGGGCCGATCCGGTCGATCGAGCGAGCTTTCGACGTGCTGGAGGTTCTCGCGTCGAGTGACGGCGTAACGCTATCAGAACTATCCGAACGGCTAGGGCAGTCGGTCACAACCATGCACCGCGTGCTGTCAACATTGGAGCGCCGGCGCTACGCCGAGCACGTCATCGATTGCCAGGAATGGCATGTCGGTTCGCAGGCTTTTCGCCTTGGCTCCAGCTTTCTTCGTCGCAACGACGTTGTCGAACAAAGCCGACCCGATATGCGAGAACTCATGCTTGCAACGGGAGAAACGTCAAATCTCGGCATAGAGCGTCAGGGCGACGTGCTTTTCGTTAGCCAGATCGAGACACATGAGTCGATTCGGGCCTTTTTTCCTCCAGGCACGCTCTCCCCTCTACATGCTTCAGGTATAGGAAAAGCGTTGCTGAGCGCGTTTGACGCGCAGCGGCTCGCGCGATTTCTGCATACGACGGAGCTGACGTGCTTCACCGAAACGACAATCACGTCGCGCGACAAACTTGTCGACGAGGTACGACAGATCCAGGGACGCGGTTATGCCTTGGATAACGAAGAACGCTCGCTGGGAATGCGTTGCGTGGCCGCGTGCGTCACAGACATGTATGACGAAGTTGTCGCCGGCATCTCGGTCTCCGGGCCAGTGAGCCGGCTTCCACTAGCGGCGATTCCAGAGATTGGGATGCTCGTTAAACAGGCGGCGCAACGGATTTCGGAGAAGATGGGCGCTTCCCAGTTCGATAAGTGATCGATCCTTATGAACCCGATATTGTCGAACTTTGTCCATGAATAACTGAGAGAACAGGAGGTTTTGGCCCGCCAGTCGCCCAGTCTAACAACTCGACAAGGTGCGCGACCGGAGCTTCGAGACTTGAAGCGATCTGCGTCATACATCCGATATTGCCAGCGCAAACGACGTCGGGATCTAGCTCGGCCAAAGTCTCAGCCTTGCGAGCACCGAGTTCGGTGGCGATCTTGGGCTGAAGAATGTTATAGACACCTGCCGAGCCGCAGCAGAGGTGACTGTTGGCAGGTTCGACGACCATGAAGCCCGCCTCCGCGAGAAGGTCTTTCGGCGCCGAAATGATCTGTTGACCGTGCTGGAGCGAGCAGGCGGCGTGATAGGCGACGCGAAGAGGTTCTGCGTGATCGGGAGCTTTAAGGCGCAACTCCCCTAGTAGCTCGGAGACGTCCTTCGTTGCTTTTGAGACCCGCGTCGCGGCATCCCCGAGCTCTTCGCTGCGGAACATATGGGCATAGTCCTTCATTGTTGTGCCGCATCCCGAAGTGTTGACGATGATCGCGTCCAGACCCTCGCCGTCCATCTCCGCAATGAACGCCCTGATATTGGCCGCCGCCGCCGCATGGCTTGCCCTAGTCTTTCCAAGATGATGGGTGAGCGCACCACAGCATCCAGCACCCTCGACGACGACGACCTCGCAGCCATGACGCGTCAGCAGGCGAATGGTCGCATCGTTGATGTCAGTGTTGAGGACGCGCTGGGCGCACCCAGTAAGCAGGGCAACGCGCCTGCGGCGGGTTCCCATCGCCTTAAAACGCTGCGGCTGGTCGTTAGCACTCGGCTTTGGCGTAGCCTTCGGCTGCAAGTCCAGCATTGCCCGCAAACGTGCATCCGGAACGAGGCCGCTTAAGGGTTTTACAAACCGGGCGAGCCTAAGAGAGAATCTGAAGCGAGCTGGGAAAGGCAGTATTTTCGCCAGCATCCATCGCAACAGCCTGTCGTCACAGCGACGACGGAATGTCCGCTCGATATGCGCGCGGGCGTGGTCAACCAAATGCATGTAATGGACGCCTGACGGACAAGTTGTCATGCAACTCAAGCAACTCAAGCACCGATCGATATGTGTTACGGTGCTCACCGCTGGAGCGTCTTCGCCCTCAAGCATTTCCTTTATCAGGTAGATGCGGCCCCGCGGACTATCAAGCTCGTCGCCTAAGACGGCGTAAGTGGGACAGGTGGCGGTGCAAAAGCCGCAGTGCACGCAGGAGCGCAGAATTTCATTCGAGCGACTGATGTCCGGATCGGCGAGTTCTGCGAGCGAAAATGTCGTCTGCATCCTAGTCGCCCATCAGCCCAGGATTGAGAATGCCAGCCGGATCAAACGTCCGACGTAAGTCGGATGCGATTGAGGCGATGACCGGTTTCTCAGGTGTGAAAACGAACTCGTCGCTCGCAAGACTTCCCCTTCGCACTAGCGTTGCGTGCCCTGGAGAGGCGATTGCTCTGATGATTTTTCCTGCGACCGAACCAGCGTACCAGATTAACCCTCCGCCCCAGTCGAGCGACGTTGCTCCGCCTCGGGCTTCGAGGGCGTCGGTCACGCGCGGGGCGTCGGTTGGCTTCACGATAATCCGCCAGAGAGGCTCCGAGGTGTCGCCGAAATGCTCAACATCTCGAAATCGCCGCCACAGCGCCCGGCTCCCTGCGCCATCGAGGATGTCGGGTTGCTGCGCGGAAAAAAGCTCCTGAAGCCGTCTGCACCTGTGGGCTACCTGTGCCGCAAGTCCTTCTACTCTGAGTAGCGCAACACCGGCGAAATAGGCTGCGCCTGAAATCTCGAATGGCGTTCCGAGCGCTTTGGAAAAGAGACCGACCGCGCCATGGACGTCTAGGCCGGCGAATACAATCGTTGCTTCTTGCTCAGACAGCGGCAGCGTTTTGAAGGCGACTTCGGTCAGCACGCCAAGCACGCCATGTGAACCGCAAAGTAGCTTCGTGAGATCGAGCCCTGTCACGTTCTTCATGACGCGGCCGCCGCTCTGAAGCGATCGACCGGCGCCGTCGATGAATTTTACGCCGAGCAGATGGTCGCGACAGGCTCCAGTTTGGATCCTCCGGGGACCAGACATGTTGCTCGCAACGACGCTGCCTATCGTTGACACACCTGTCGTTCCGAGCGCCGGACCGGAATCCATCGGTTCAAACGCCAGCGATTGCCCTGCGGCCTCTGTCAAAGCACGGATCTCCGCCAACGGTGCGCCAGCCCGAGCAATCAGCGTTAGCTCGCCAGGTTCGTAGCTAACAACGCCGGTCAACTGGCGCGTGCTTAAGCTTGCGTCTGAGCGTGTGTCGATCGAGGCGATGCGCGTCCCGCCACCCTCGACCCGCACCGGCAGTTTGTTCGCCGACCGCTCCACGAGGATTTCGACGAGTTGGCGCTCGTCGTCAGGGCTAAATAGCGCTCGTTCCACGCGCAGCCGGGACGGGATCATTGCATGCGGCTTCCAGGTTCCCGGAACGCCTGGCTAAGGGCGAGCGGGAATACCTTCGAGGGATTCATCAGCCACGACGGATCAAAAACGCATTTGATTTCCATTTGCGCCATGAGATCGTCCACCGTGAACTGGCGGGACATTAGTTCGCGTTTCTCTATCCCGACGCCATGCTCACCGGACAGGCATCCTCCCACATCGACGCAGAGTGTAAGGATGTCCACGCCGAACGCCTCGGCGCGTTCAAGATCGCCCGGCTTATTGGCGTCAAAAATGATCAGAGGGTGCATGTTGCCGTCGCCGGCATGAAACACGTTGGCCACCTCAAGCCCGTAGACCTGCGACAGCTCGCGGATGCGGCGGAGTACAAATGGCAGCTTCGAGATCGGAACGGTGCCGTCGAGGCAAATATAGTCGCCAAGACGCCCCATGGCGCCGAATGCTCCCTTGCGCCCCTTCCAGATCGCCGCGGTCTCGGACGGCCCTCCACTGCTACGAAGCTCTATGGGACGAAGCGGCTCAGCGGCCGCGCGGACCCTTGCGATCTGATCTTCGATCTCGATCTCCGAACCTTCGACTTCGACGATGAGCAATGCCCCACAATCGGGATAGTCAACGTTCGCGAAGGCCTTCACCGCACGAATGCACACGTCGTCCATGTACTCTATCGCGACAGGGAGAACGCCGGAACGGATAATGCCCGCCACGCATTCTCCAGCGGTTTCCGCGTCGGCGAATGCAATGAGCGTCGGTCTGGCGCCTTCCGGCCGCGGCAAAATCTTCAGCGTCGCCTCGGTGACGATGCCGAGCTGCCCTTCCGACCCGCAAATAAGACCTAAAAGATCGAGCCCGGGCGCGGTGAGTTCGGGTCCTCCGATGTCAATAATCTCGCCGCCGGGGAGCACCATCCTGACCCCCAAAAGGTTGTTGGTAGTGACCCCGTATTTCAGGCAATGCGCGCCGCCAGAGTTCATCGCGATGTTGCCCGCGATCGTGCAGGCGAGCTGAGAGGACGGATCTGGCGCGTAGAAGAAGCCGCGCGAGGCGAGTGCGGCGCTCACTGCGAGGTTGGTCACACCCGTCTGAACGCGAATGAATCTGTTTGCTGTGTCGATCTCAATGACATCGCGCAATCGAAGTGTGGCGATCACGACACTGTCTTCGGTCGGCAGTGCGCCGCCGGCCAACGAGGTTCCTGCCCCGCGCGGCACCACCGGAACACGCAGTCGAGCACAGATCCCCAGCGCGGCCGCCAACTCCTCGGTGGTCGTCGGAAGAATGACCGCCAGTGGCGGGCACCGGTAGGCGGTGAGCGCGTCGCACTCATATGCCTTTGTCTCAGCTGGATCAGAGATTACAGCGTCCGGCGGCAGGCAAGACCGGAGCGCGGAGACGATCGCCTGACGATTGGCCAACACCCCTCTGTCGGGGGCGGGCATTTCGATCATCGACATATTTCAGGTTCCAAGATGAAGAGAAATGGTCGCGCGCATCTCTGAGACGCCGGTTTCGGACAATCGTGATCGGCTGCGGCATGGGCTCGATGCGAAGGAATTCAGCAATTTCCGACGCGACCTGTTCCCAGCGTAGGCCCAGTCAGTTCGGCCATTCTTCTCGGCGCGGTCGGCTACTAGGTTCCAGTCGTATTCGACCGTCCGGAAAGTCCCGCTGATGGCTTCGTCCTCGATGTCCAGCAGAGCATGCCGGACATGTGGCGATCCGGTTGCCCACTGAAACTGCTGCTGAACGCTCAGGTACGCCCGCCAGCCCACGTTTCCGGGATTGACCACAGGAACGCCGGTATCTGTAACGACCTCGCACGCTGTACGGCTGTGGGCGCACAAAACCAATCTGGGTTTGGCATCGCCCAGACGCGCCGAGATGGACGCTGCGCGCGGGCGTTAGACCTCCGCCTCCAACGTCCTCCGTCAGGAACGCATTGTCGTCACTTGGAGTCCCGAGAGCGCAAAGAGCGTCTTCGATCGTCAGGCTT
Protein-coding sequences here:
- a CDS encoding FAD-linked oxidase C-terminal domain-containing protein; this translates as MSMIEMPAPDRGVLANRQAIVSALRSCLPPDAVISDPAETKAYECDALTAYRCPPLAVILPTTTEELAAALGICARLRVPVVPRGAGTSLAGGALPTEDSVVIATLRLRDVIEIDTANRFIRVQTGVTNLAVSAALASRGFFYAPDPSSQLACTIAGNIAMNSGGAHCLKYGVTTNNLLGVRMVLPGGEIIDIGGPELTAPGLDLLGLICGSEGQLGIVTEATLKILPRPEGARPTLIAFADAETAGECVAGIIRSGVLPVAIEYMDDVCIRAVKAFANVDYPDCGALLIVEVEGSEIEIEDQIARVRAAAEPLRPIELRSSGGPSETAAIWKGRKGAFGAMGRLGDYICLDGTVPISKLPFVLRRIRELSQVYGLEVANVFHAGDGNMHPLIIFDANKPGDLERAEAFGVDILTLCVDVGGCLSGEHGVGIEKRELMSRQFTVDDLMAQMEIKCVFDPSWLMNPSKVFPLALSQAFREPGSRMQ
- a CDS encoding FAD-binding protein, with the translated sequence MIPSRLRVERALFSPDDERQLVEILVERSANKLPVRVEGGGTRIASIDTRSDASLSTRQLTGVVSYEPGELTLIARAGAPLAEIRALTEAAGQSLAFEPMDSGPALGTTGVSTIGSVVASNMSGPRRIQTGACRDHLLGVKFIDGAGRSLQSGGRVMKNVTGLDLTKLLCGSHGVLGVLTEVAFKTLPLSEQEATIVFAGLDVHGAVGLFSKALGTPFEISGAAYFAGVALLRVEGLAAQVAHRCRRLQELFSAQQPDILDGAGSRALWRRFRDVEHFGDTSEPLWRIIVKPTDAPRVTDALEARGGATSLDWGGGLIWYAGSVAGKIIRAIASPGHATLVRRGSLASDEFVFTPEKPVIASIASDLRRTFDPAGILNPGLMGD